A genomic region of Vibrio sp. 10N contains the following coding sequences:
- a CDS encoding LacI family DNA-binding transcriptional regulator gives MQRKKPTLKTVAAHLGVSTATVSNAFNRPSQLSKALRESILQECEKLGYTGPSSTARSLRTGKTGVIGVLLADNLAYNFTDPVATEFLAGVSKTLDDAHVNMLLLPPSRENYQNTQVETIPDSFIVYGKPVDSSIVDLILRQHKPVVAVDFSIPDVPSINIDNHKASYDIANHAIHSSHDNVLILGLRLEPSTSLSLANLDNLYTSEESVSRCRFNGYKQALEENHITLSNESVWQIHDLEETTLKTMLRGALTAPKKVDVLLCMSDKIALAALAVAQELNLEIRIVGFDGIPMAAEAGLTTIQQPIAKKGQIAAQMALGQLPYESIQLDTELIIRSSC, from the coding sequence ATGCAGCGCAAAAAGCCAACTCTCAAAACGGTAGCAGCGCATCTAGGGGTATCGACAGCGACGGTCTCCAACGCCTTCAATCGTCCTAGTCAGCTTTCTAAGGCGCTAAGAGAAAGTATTCTGCAAGAGTGTGAAAAACTCGGCTACACCGGACCTAGCAGTACTGCACGTAGCTTACGTACTGGAAAAACGGGGGTGATTGGCGTTTTGTTAGCGGATAACTTGGCCTATAACTTCACCGACCCTGTGGCTACTGAGTTTTTGGCGGGTGTCTCAAAGACTTTAGATGACGCGCACGTCAATATGTTGCTACTCCCGCCAAGTAGAGAAAACTATCAAAATACGCAGGTAGAGACGATCCCAGACAGTTTCATTGTCTATGGAAAGCCCGTCGACTCAAGCATTGTTGACCTGATACTGAGACAACACAAACCCGTTGTTGCGGTCGACTTTTCAATCCCTGACGTCCCCTCTATCAATATTGATAACCACAAGGCAAGTTACGATATTGCCAACCACGCTATTCACAGCTCCCATGATAATGTCTTGATTTTAGGTCTTCGGCTTGAACCTTCTACTTCACTTTCACTGGCAAATCTCGACAATCTTTACACCAGTGAAGAGTCCGTGTCACGTTGCCGCTTTAACGGCTATAAACAAGCGTTAGAAGAAAATCACATCACATTGTCGAATGAGAGCGTTTGGCAGATCCACGACCTTGAAGAAACCACGCTTAAAACCATGTTAAGGGGCGCGCTGACCGCCCCAAAGAAAGTCGATGTTCTGCTATGCATGAGTGACAAAATCGCTCTTGCCGCTCTCGCAGTCGCACAAGAGCTGAACCTCGAGATCCGGATTGTTGGCTTCGACGGTATTCCGATGGCGGCTGAAGCCGGACTGACCACTATTCAACAACCTATTGCAAAGAAAGGCCAAATCGCCGCACAGATGGCGCTAGGTCAATTGCCCTACGAATCTATTCAGCTTGATACGGAGCTCATCATTCGCAGCAGCTGTTAG